AATTCCCATTATTTCTTTTCCGTCTTTATTTTTTGTAATTCCACCGAATGTAGCTGGAGCACTGATTTCTTTTTCCACCCCTTTCATAGTCAGTTTTCCTTTTACGATATAATTGTTGTTTTTATCTTTTGTAACAGAAGAACTTTTAAATTCAATAGTAGGATATTTGGCAACATCGAAAAACTCTTCGCTTATAAGATGTCTGTCTCTCATGTCCACTCCGGTGTTAATGCTAGAAACACTTACGGAAAAGTTTAAATCGGCATTATCCAGATTAGCACCGCTGCTAGCCATTCTACCGTCAAATTTATCAAACCTTCCCTGTACAAAGCTAATTCCCATATGTTTAATATTGAAGTTGACAGAAGAATGCATGTGGTCTACCTGCCAGGTACCTTGTGCAAATGCCACAACACTTAAAAGCGCAAATACGAAAGATAAAAATACTTTTTTCATTGTAATTATATTTTACATTACTATTTAATTGAACAAAGCTAAGATATGAAAGATATTTCTACCGTGGATGGATTAGTTTTTAATATTAAATACATTTAGATTCTGATAAAAAAATGCTTTTTTATAACTTCGCAGTATGGCAAAACTGAAAACAGCATATTTCTGTCAAAACTGCGGAACTCAATACCCACAATGGCTCGGACAATGTAAAAACTGTGGAGAATGGAATACTCTGGTGGAAGAGGTGGTTGAAAAACCTTCTCATAAAACTCCTCCTTTCTCAAAAACCAAACAACATGTGATCAATATTGTTGAAGTGGTAACGAGTGAAGAGCCGAGAATAAAAACTCCTTCTGATGAATTGAACCGCGTTTTAGGAGGTGGAATTGTTTTAGGTTCCGTTACTTTGATTGGTGGTGAACCGGGAATCGGAAAGTCTACCCTTCTGCTTCAGCTTGCTTTGAAAATGAAGAAAAAAATCTTCTATGTTTCGGGGGAAGAAAGTGCCTCTCAGATAAAAATGAGAGCAGACAGACTTACGGATATTCAAAATCCAAACTGCTTTCTTTTCACTGAAACATCATTGGAAAAAATCCTTCATGAGGCAAAAAAACTGGAACCGGATTTCATGATTATTGACTCCATTCAGACCCTGCAGTCTCAGCTGATAGAAAGTTCTCCGGGAACAGTTTCCCAAATCCGGGAATGTTCTAATGAGATCATCAAATATGCCAAAGAAAATAATACTCCTGTATTTCTTGTAGGGCACATCACCAAAGATGGCCAGATTGCCGGACCAAAGGTACTGGAACATATGGTGGATGTTGTTTTGAATTTTGATGGAGACCGGAATCACCTTTTCAGATTGCTGAGAGCCAATAAAAACCGTTTTGGATCTACTTCTGAGATTGGTATCTATGAAATGGTTTCTCAGGGATTGAAAGAAATTAAAAATCCTTCTGAAATTCTGATCACAAAGAAATTTGAAGAACTTTCCGGAAACTCCGTTGCAGTAACCCTGGAAGGAAACCGACCTATGCTTCTGGAAATTCAGGCATTGGTAAGTACTGCCGTTTATGGGACTCCTCAAAGAAGTTCCACCGGTTTTGATTCCAAAAGATTGAATATGCTTTTGGCTGTACTGGAAAAAAGAGCAGGTTTCCAACTCGGAGCTAAAGACGTTTTCCTGAATATTACCGGAGGAATAAAAACAGACGACCCAGCACTGGATCTGGCAGTAGTAGCTTCTGTTCTTTCATCCAATGAGGATATTGCCATCTCAGAACATTACTGTTTTGCCGGAGAAATCGGATTAAGTGGTGAAATACGTCCTGTAGCACAGGTGGAACAAAGAATTACTGAGGCTGAAAAGCTGGGTTATGAAAAAATATTTGTTTCCAATCTTAATAAGATTCCGAAAAGAAAATTCGGCATAAAGATCGAAGAAGTGAGTAAGATTGAGGATTTTCATGAGAGGCTTTTTTAAGGGAAGAGTTATTGTGAATGGTCAATTTTGCTTCGCGAGTCAATAGTCAATTGGGATGGATAAAAAAAATCACAAGCGAAACGGATTCAATATTCACCATTCATTATTATACCAGACATTCGCATTTAATTCATACCTTTAAATTATGAATTACCTGGCGCATTCTTTTCTTTCTTTTACCGACGGACAGATCGTGGGTCAATTTCTCGAAGATTTTATCCGCAACAGAGATCGTTTTTCTTTCCCTAAAGATATTCAGGACGGAATTACTCTGCACAGAGCTATTGATACTTATACTGACTCCCATCCCGCCATTCATGAAGCTAAAAAAGTATTTGCTCCTTTGGTAAGACTGTATGCTGGTGCATTTGTAGATGTTTCTATGGATCACTTTGTAGCCAGAGATCTTTCTCTGAATTCTCTGTCAGAATGGAAAACTCATTCTCTTAAAGTTTACAGCGTTTTGAATGCCCATGAACAATGGCTTCCGGAAAATTTCAAAAAAATGCTTGTCAAAATGGAGCACGACGACTGGCTTTATAATTACCGTGAAGACTGGGGAATTAAATTCAGTATTCAGAATGTACTCAACAAAGCAAAATATCTGGATAAAGACATTCCTGTTTTTGAAGCTTTTTTAAAGAATAAAGATCATCTTCAGCAATGTTATGATGATTTTTTTCCTGATCTTCTCGCTCATGCAAAAGGAATTAACACACTGCTTCAACTGGAAAATTAATATTCTTAAAACTGCTTATAAAGATAACGGTTAGGATAGGTAAGCTTTTCACTGTTTCTTTGTCCATTGACAATGATATGAACGATATTGATCTGATCATCAAAAAGGTTGTACAGAAAACTTACGGCAGTTTCTACTTTTTTAGGTGAGGCTACAGGTTCAGACTCGAGAAATATATCTACAGATTCCTGATCTTCTTCATAGCCGATATAGTTTACTTTCAAAAATTTGTTATCCGCTTTTAACTTGAAATATTCCAAGCAATATTTCTGTAATGCATCATTCAGTTTTGCTTTGTATTTTTCATCATTAAAATGAAAAGCTCCTCCATATTTTTTCCCCAATCCATTTTCCATATCATCAAGGAAGAATCGCCCTGTTACTTCAAATGTTCTGGATTTGGAATTATAATTAATTTCCACAGAGCCTACATGATAGGGATGAAAGGCTTCATCGCCCGTAAAACTCTGAAATACCATGGTTACGAATAAAAAAAATCCCCAAAAAAGCTTACCCGACATGAATTCTATTTTTACAGCAAATATAAAAAAAGCAGCAGTTATAAAAACTGCTGCTTCTGATAATAATTGATTGATGAAGATTTATTGTTTAATTACTTTTTTCGTAATTTTTGTGTTATCATCCAGTACAATGTTGAACAGATAAGTTCCT
The window above is part of the Chryseobacterium sp. MA9 genome. Proteins encoded here:
- a CDS encoding YceI family protein, whose translation is MKKVFLSFVFALLSVVAFAQGTWQVDHMHSSVNFNIKHMGISFVQGRFDKFDGRMASSGANLDNADLNFSVSVSSINTGVDMRDRHLISEEFFDVAKYPTIEFKSSSVTKDKNNNYIVKGKLTMKGVEKEISAPATFGGITKNKDGKEIMGIQTKFTVNRLDYGIKYDPTGAGIAKDVEVTAYFELVKQ
- a CDS encoding ACP phosphodiesterase produces the protein MNYLAHSFLSFTDGQIVGQFLEDFIRNRDRFSFPKDIQDGITLHRAIDTYTDSHPAIHEAKKVFAPLVRLYAGAFVDVSMDHFVARDLSLNSLSEWKTHSLKVYSVLNAHEQWLPENFKKMLVKMEHDDWLYNYREDWGIKFSIQNVLNKAKYLDKDIPVFEAFLKNKDHLQQCYDDFFPDLLAHAKGINTLLQLEN
- a CDS encoding DUF6702 family protein; its protein translation is MSGKLFWGFFLFVTMVFQSFTGDEAFHPYHVGSVEINYNSKSRTFEVTGRFFLDDMENGLGKKYGGAFHFNDEKYKAKLNDALQKYCLEYFKLKADNKFLKVNYIGYEEDQESVDIFLESEPVASPKKVETAVSFLYNLFDDQINIVHIIVNGQRNSEKLTYPNRYLYKQF
- the radA gene encoding DNA repair protein RadA codes for the protein MAKLKTAYFCQNCGTQYPQWLGQCKNCGEWNTLVEEVVEKPSHKTPPFSKTKQHVINIVEVVTSEEPRIKTPSDELNRVLGGGIVLGSVTLIGGEPGIGKSTLLLQLALKMKKKIFYVSGEESASQIKMRADRLTDIQNPNCFLFTETSLEKILHEAKKLEPDFMIIDSIQTLQSQLIESSPGTVSQIRECSNEIIKYAKENNTPVFLVGHITKDGQIAGPKVLEHMVDVVLNFDGDRNHLFRLLRANKNRFGSTSEIGIYEMVSQGLKEIKNPSEILITKKFEELSGNSVAVTLEGNRPMLLEIQALVSTAVYGTPQRSSTGFDSKRLNMLLAVLEKRAGFQLGAKDVFLNITGGIKTDDPALDLAVVASVLSSNEDIAISEHYCFAGEIGLSGEIRPVAQVEQRITEAEKLGYEKIFVSNLNKIPKRKFGIKIEEVSKIEDFHERLF